One genomic segment of Fischerella sp. PCC 9605 includes these proteins:
- a CDS encoding iron uptake porin: MISRILFNALLFSPAVIVTTLFLSSSKVTAEVSAAVAQVTSVSQLSDVQPSDWAFGALQSLVERYACIAGYPNGTYRGNRTMTRYEFAAGLNACLDRVNELIATKTADLVTKEDLATFQKLQEEFSAELATLRSRVDALETRTTELEANQFSTTTKLTGEAIFAVAGVFGEEAADEDNNANNNPALQDNIIFANRVRLNFDTSFTGKDLLRTRLQTKNITEFQGDVTGTRMIRLGFDGDDDNRVSVDDLYYYFPIGDRARVTLAAAETEMTDIAETLSPVSSASSGAISRFGRYNPIYRTNDGTGFGINYEFSDRASLTFAYMVSDAEDPTDKNGLFDGNYSALAQVLFAPIKNLDIGLTYVHSYYAGGSNSGVNLTGSTGSDNARRPFDNVATSADSFSLETSWRISPQFTVSGWLGYSFAHSEVSDDNADILNYAVTLAFPDLGGKGNLAGIVIGMPPKVTESSLVADRDTSLHIEGFYRFKLTDNITITPGLFVITNPEHNDNNDSIFVGTMRTTFKF; this comes from the coding sequence GTGATATCAAGAATTTTGTTCAATGCTTTGCTGTTTAGCCCCGCTGTTATAGTCACAACCTTGTTTTTATCCTCCTCAAAAGTTACAGCTGAAGTATCGGCAGCCGTGGCGCAAGTCACCTCCGTCTCTCAACTGTCTGACGTACAACCTTCAGATTGGGCATTTGGTGCATTGCAATCGCTGGTAGAACGGTATGCTTGTATTGCTGGCTACCCAAATGGCACGTATCGCGGCAATCGAACCATGACGCGATACGAATTTGCTGCTGGTTTGAATGCTTGTTTAGATCGGGTGAATGAATTAATTGCTACGAAGACAGCTGATTTGGTAACTAAAGAAGATTTAGCTACATTCCAAAAGCTACAAGAGGAGTTTTCCGCTGAACTAGCTACCCTACGCAGTCGTGTAGATGCGTTAGAAACGCGCACTACTGAACTTGAAGCAAATCAGTTTTCTACCACCACAAAACTCACAGGTGAGGCTATCTTTGCTGTAGCTGGTGTTTTTGGTGAGGAAGCAGCCGACGAAGACAACAATGCCAATAACAACCCAGCTTTGCAAGATAATATTATATTTGCCAATCGAGTACGTCTGAATTTTGATACTAGCTTTACTGGCAAAGACCTTTTAAGAACCCGCTTGCAAACCAAAAACATAACTGAGTTTCAGGGCGATGTCACAGGTACTAGAATGATTCGTTTGGGGTTCGATGGAGATGACGACAACCGAGTTAGCGTAGATGACCTGTACTATTACTTCCCAATCGGCGATCGCGCGAGAGTCACCCTTGCTGCTGCGGAAACAGAAATGACAGACATTGCAGAAACGCTGAGTCCCGTAAGTAGTGCTAGCAGCGGTGCGATTTCTCGCTTTGGGCGGTATAACCCTATCTACCGAACTAATGACGGTACAGGATTTGGGATAAACTACGAGTTTAGCGATCGCGCCAGTCTCACTTTCGCCTATATGGTCAGTGATGCCGAAGATCCTACCGATAAAAATGGGCTTTTCGATGGTAACTACAGCGCTTTAGCGCAAGTACTTTTTGCGCCAATCAAGAATTTAGATATAGGCTTGACATACGTCCACTCCTACTATGCTGGAGGGAGCAATAGTGGTGTCAACCTAACGGGTAGTACAGGTAGTGATAATGCCCGTAGACCCTTTGATAATGTCGCTACTTCCGCAGATTCTTTTAGTTTAGAAACTAGCTGGCGAATTAGTCCTCAATTTACTGTTTCTGGTTGGTTAGGCTATTCATTTGCCCACTCGGAAGTCAGCGACGACAACGCAGATATCTTGAACTATGCTGTAACTTTAGCTTTTCCAGATTTGGGAGGAAAAGGTAATTTAGCTGGTATTGTCATCGGTATGCCACCAAAGGTTACAGAAAGTAGCCTAGTCGCCGATCGGGACACCTCCTTACATATAGAGGGTTTCTATCGGTTCAAACTCACAGATAACATCACTATTACCCCTGGCTTATTTGTGATTACCAATCCAGAACACAACGATAACAACGATAGTATATTTGTAGGAACCATGCGAACGACCTTCAAGTTTTAA
- the phnD gene encoding phosphate/phosphite/phosphonate ABC transporter substrate-binding protein → MQRRNFIYYSLLFASGCTAASSNQYNDITSKSSVSLPKTLRFTSTDEKNLEELQSNFGAFKTAIEQVLETKIELVSVQNYIAAVTALQLGQLDLVLLGPSEYVISRARTQAVPLTAITRPNYYSLFAVSTKSGIKSLAQLKGKKIALGNLGAAGSYIGPMKILIDAGLNPKTDVEIVLIKEEQKRILALKKGEIYASAFSNNTYDREVTQKKADSEFLVIAKSPPLPNDVFVLSSKFEPAVVELVRSRILQNQDKLIQALLVGRKHKKYNQSQFIPANDADYNMIREVYQAIGQGQFL, encoded by the coding sequence ATGCAACGACGGAATTTCATCTATTATTCCCTACTATTTGCCTCTGGTTGTACAGCAGCTAGCAGCAATCAATATAATGACATAACTTCTAAATCAAGTGTTAGTTTACCCAAAACGCTAAGATTTACATCTACAGATGAAAAAAATCTTGAAGAATTACAAAGCAATTTTGGGGCATTTAAAACAGCAATAGAGCAGGTTTTGGAAACAAAAATTGAGTTGGTTTCGGTTCAAAATTACATTGCGGCGGTGACAGCCCTACAGTTGGGTCAGCTGGATCTCGTCTTGCTTGGGCCATCTGAATATGTGATTTCACGGGCGAGAACGCAAGCTGTTCCCCTTACTGCTATTACACGCCCAAACTATTACTCTCTGTTTGCAGTCTCTACTAAAAGCGGAATCAAATCACTGGCACAGTTGAAAGGTAAAAAAATTGCTTTAGGAAACTTGGGTGCAGCAGGTAGTTATATTGGTCCAATGAAGATTTTGATAGATGCTGGATTAAATCCCAAGACAGACGTCGAAATTGTGCTAATTAAAGAAGAACAGAAGCGCATTCTGGCTTTAAAAAAGGGTGAAATTTATGCCTCAGCATTTTCTAATAACACCTATGACCGAGAAGTTACACAAAAAAAAGCAGATAGCGAGTTTTTAGTCATAGCAAAAAGTCCACCCCTACCCAACGATGTCTTTGTTCTCAGTAGTAAATTTGAGCCTGCTGTTGTTGAACTGGTGCGATCGCGTATTCTTCAAAACCAAGATAAACTTATTCAAGCTCTTTTAGTCGGTCGCAAGCATAAAAAGTACAATCAATCCCAGTTCATCCCTGCGAATGATGCTGATTACAACATGATTCGCGAGGTTTATCAAGCAATTGGACAAGGACAATTTCTTTAA
- a CDS encoding PhnD/SsuA/transferrin family substrate-binding protein, with the protein MKRRNFIWHSLLFVSGCTVASNSSNSTFNKVLDSAPKQLKFAVTDIKGLQALQRDYGAFRTALEDVLDIKIDFIPVENFVAAAPALQLGQINLVLAGPSEYVILNARAKAVPVVALERPKYYSVVAVRANSGIKSLSQLKGKKIAMRSKAATGGHLYPTKLLMDAGLDPKSDYQSLFLEDKGLEALRKGDVDAWAVSISRYEKTLRNAGLSTTEFPVIATGSNLPSDVFVASSLLAPAFIQQMQQLMLKHQDKLIQAILASPENEKFKGSKMLAATDADYNMIREVYKAIGQGDFIN; encoded by the coding sequence ATGAAACGGCGTAATTTTATTTGGCACTCTCTACTATTTGTTAGTGGTTGTACAGTAGCTAGTAATTCCAGTAATAGTACTTTTAACAAAGTGCTGGACAGTGCGCCCAAGCAACTAAAATTTGCAGTCACAGATATTAAGGGACTACAAGCTTTACAGCGGGATTATGGAGCCTTTCGGACTGCATTAGAAGATGTATTAGATATCAAGATTGATTTTATCCCCGTTGAAAATTTCGTAGCGGCGGCACCAGCATTGCAGTTGGGTCAGATAAATCTAGTTCTTGCAGGTCCATCAGAATACGTGATTTTAAATGCCAGGGCGAAAGCAGTTCCTGTTGTCGCTCTCGAACGACCAAAGTACTACTCAGTAGTTGCTGTTCGTGCCAACAGTGGTATCAAGTCACTGTCTCAATTAAAAGGGAAAAAAATTGCTATGCGATCAAAGGCAGCAACTGGTGGCCATCTTTACCCGACAAAGCTTCTGATGGATGCTGGGTTAGATCCCAAGTCAGACTACCAAAGTCTGTTTTTAGAAGACAAGGGCTTGGAAGCGTTAAGAAAAGGGGATGTTGATGCCTGGGCAGTTTCTATTTCAAGGTATGAAAAAACGCTGCGAAATGCAGGTTTATCTACAACAGAATTTCCAGTCATAGCAACTGGATCAAACCTGCCCAGTGATGTTTTTGTTGCTAGCAGCCTGCTTGCTCCCGCCTTCATCCAACAAATGCAACAGCTGATGCTCAAGCATCAAGATAAACTCATCCAAGCTATCTTGGCATCCCCAGAAAATGAGAAGTTTAAAGGCTCCAAAATGTTAGCGGCTACTGATGCCGATTACAACATGATTCGAGAAGTTTACAAAGCAATCGGACAAGGCGATTTCATTAACTAA
- the phnD gene encoding phosphate/phosphite/phosphonate ABC transporter substrate-binding protein — protein MKRHDFLWYSLLFIGSCTLANNSSHSNSNKLLGNAPKQLRFAVTDVSGLKELQRDYGVFRTALEDVLDIDIDFFPVENTIAAAPALQLGQVDIVFAGPSEYVILNARAKAVPFVAIKRSSYYPVIVVRADSGIKSLPQLKGKKIAMWKKGTTSGHIYPIKQLIEAGLNPKSDLQILFLEEKAVEALAKGIVDVCALGSAAYQRQLQKAGLSESAFSVIATGSNLPDDVFVASSQLAPAFIEQMQQLMLKHQDKLIQAILVSPANKKFKGSKMVTATDADYNTIREVYKAIGQGDFINSVIN, from the coding sequence ATGAAAAGGCATGATTTTCTTTGGTATTCCCTGCTATTTATTGGTAGTTGTACATTAGCTAATAATTCGAGTCATAGTAATTCTAATAAATTGTTAGGCAACGCACCCAAGCAGCTAAGGTTTGCAGTTACAGATGTTAGCGGGCTGAAAGAATTACAACGAGATTATGGAGTTTTTCGGACTGCATTAGAGGATGTATTAGATATCGATATTGATTTTTTTCCCGTTGAAAATACCATAGCGGCAGCACCAGCATTGCAGTTGGGTCAGGTAGATATAGTTTTCGCAGGTCCATCGGAATACGTGATTTTAAATGCTAGGGCGAAGGCAGTTCCTTTTGTCGCTATCAAGCGATCGAGTTACTACCCAGTAATCGTTGTGCGTGCTGACAGTGGTATCAAGTCTCTACCTCAGTTAAAAGGGAAAAAAATCGCCATGTGGAAGAAAGGAACAACATCTGGGCATATTTACCCCATCAAGCAGTTAATAGAAGCAGGATTAAATCCCAAGTCGGACTTGCAAATTCTATTTTTAGAAGAAAAGGCAGTGGAAGCGTTAGCAAAAGGAATTGTTGATGTCTGTGCACTTGGTAGTGCGGCATATCAAAGACAATTGCAAAAGGCAGGTTTATCTGAGAGTGCATTTTCAGTGATAGCAACTGGATCAAATCTCCCCGATGATGTGTTTGTTGCTAGTAGTCAGCTTGCTCCCGCCTTTATCGAACAGATGCAACAGTTGATGCTCAAGCATCAAGATAAACTCATTCAAGCTATTTTGGTATCCCCAGCTAACAAGAAGTTTAAAGGCTCCAAAATGGTTACGGCAACTGATGCTGATTACAACACGATTCGGGAAGTTTATAAAGCGATTGGACAAGGCGATTTCATTAACTCAGTAATAAATTAA
- a CDS encoding transglutaminase domain-containing protein, protein MPEQNSNHPDWMQAYRPLFFESLSGITYLGDNRVLLCDRTRGMLTEVNLVSLTETFRKTYDVDDYADVNSICYYEGHLYSVYENKVYIANYDAETPRLRNELLLDIPNCSDLTGIAITDTTIYLATQNQSILAYNRETEEIEKIGKTPGIGIDDICYCNNHLYIVDAKEQTIYVFDIEHGKILYEILTPFENPTGITAISNAKSGEVLFYLAYSRPSFEIYDTGDTEFKLELRTYYETDDSKEQVTDNFIYPLIFRHDESRDIVLSNGFIVEMYYVEKLHALPEVVDEHRVIKNLEWKISIPMNTDRQELLSIERIGSFDMRIEEIAEEQNRKVAVFSIPEIDLRTERRVFGWKALVKMFCIRYCLKQDKVREITKEELKKYSRYLQNEDGLDMDSRYVQKAADEAVSYLSDRDRSNVIKKAEAIRDYIYEEITYVMDSRHEGTEDVLKSGEGSCGEYLNVFLSLLRLNNIPAKVCGNYKVPAYKMQAGSKSVFLSPDFNHVWLQFYVPGCGWVPLESSADDEAASFRGWPKRYFMALAWYHMECRMGSYFEEVFERGTDKLFFLSVGELAKNDIKFKVIREVDF, encoded by the coding sequence ATGCCAGAACAAAACTCTAATCATCCCGATTGGATGCAAGCTTATCGACCTTTGTTCTTTGAAAGTCTCTCAGGTATCACCTATCTCGGAGATAATCGAGTTCTGCTGTGCGATCGCACCAGAGGTATGTTGACAGAAGTAAATTTAGTTTCTCTTACGGAAACTTTTAGAAAAACTTATGATGTTGACGATTATGCCGACGTTAATAGTATTTGTTACTACGAAGGTCATCTTTATTCTGTCTATGAGAATAAGGTCTACATTGCTAATTACGATGCAGAAACTCCTCGCTTGAGAAATGAGTTGTTATTAGATATTCCTAATTGTAGTGATTTAACGGGTATAGCTATTACAGATACAACAATATATTTAGCCACTCAAAATCAATCGATTCTTGCTTACAACCGAGAAACCGAAGAGATTGAAAAAATAGGCAAGACACCAGGAATTGGCATAGATGACATATGTTATTGTAATAATCATCTATATATTGTTGATGCTAAAGAACAAACTATATATGTTTTTGATATTGAACATGGCAAGATTTTGTATGAAATCTTAACTCCCTTTGAAAATCCAACTGGCATTACAGCCATTAGCAATGCAAAATCAGGAGAAGTACTGTTTTATTTAGCATATTCAAGACCAAGTTTTGAAATTTATGACACTGGAGATACTGAATTCAAGCTCGAATTAAGAACTTATTATGAAACGGATGATTCAAAAGAGCAGGTTACTGATAACTTTATTTATCCATTAATTTTCAGACATGACGAGAGTCGAGATATTGTCTTATCTAACGGCTTTATCGTAGAAATGTATTACGTAGAAAAATTACATGCCTTGCCTGAAGTAGTGGATGAACATCGGGTAATCAAGAATCTGGAATGGAAAATTTCTATTCCCATGAATACAGATAGGCAAGAACTTCTCTCTATTGAAAGAATCGGTAGTTTTGATATGAGAATTGAGGAAATTGCAGAAGAACAAAATCGCAAAGTAGCTGTTTTTTCAATTCCTGAAATTGACTTGAGAACAGAGAGAAGAGTTTTTGGATGGAAAGCTCTGGTAAAAATGTTTTGCATTAGATACTGTTTAAAGCAAGATAAAGTCAGAGAAATTACTAAAGAAGAACTGAAGAAATATTCCAGATATCTTCAAAACGAAGATGGACTTGACATGGATAGTCGATATGTTCAGAAAGCGGCTGATGAAGCAGTCAGCTATTTGAGCGATCGCGATCGCTCAAATGTCATCAAAAAAGCAGAAGCTATCCGGGATTACATTTATGAAGAAATTACTTATGTAATGGATAGCCGCCATGAAGGAACAGAAGATGTTTTAAAAAGTGGTGAAGGTTCCTGCGGTGAGTATTTAAATGTATTTTTGTCGCTGCTGAGATTGAATAATATTCCAGCAAAAGTATGTGGAAATTATAAGGTTCCTGCTTACAAAATGCAGGCTGGCTCAAAATCTGTTTTTTTATCGCCGGACTTTAATCATGTGTGGTTGCAATTCTATGTTCCTGGCTGCGGTTGGGTTCCCTTAGAGTCGAGTGCTGATGATGAAGCTGCCTCTTTCCGAGGCTGGCCTAAACGATATTTTATGGCACTTGCCTGGTATCACATGGAATGTAGAATGGGCAGCTATTTTGAAGAGGTATTTGAGAGAGGCACTGACAAACTATTTTTCCTCAGCGTAGGAGAATTAGCTAAAAATGACATCAAATTTAAGGTGATTAGAGAAGTTGATTTTTAA
- a CDS encoding nuclear transport factor 2 family protein → MKTENLRINQLSPETYEWYLKYLEALDTLDIEAYGKFLAQDCSVQSNNNPPMEGKEIVMQGLAGYWTTFASLEHDLLNIYGSDSSFVLEALNHYKRNDGKAVTIRAVAFTDQNEEGLVTSVRFYTDTTPLFA, encoded by the coding sequence ATGAAAACCGAGAATCTCAGAATCAATCAACTTTCCCCAGAAACGTATGAGTGGTATCTCAAATACTTAGAGGCGTTAGATACTTTAGATATTGAAGCGTATGGTAAATTTTTAGCGCAGGATTGCTCTGTGCAATCAAACAACAACCCTCCGATGGAAGGCAAAGAGATTGTGATGCAGGGGCTTGCTGGGTATTGGACGACCTTCGCCAGTTTAGAACATGACTTGTTGAACATTTACGGTAGCGACTCGTCTTTTGTGCTTGAGGCGTTGAATCACTACAAACGCAATGATGGAAAGGCGGTTACAATTCGAGCCGTTGCTTTTACCGATCAAAATGAGGAGGGGTTGGTAACTTCGGTCAGATTCTACACAGATACAACACCGCTATTTGCATAG
- a CDS encoding Yip1 family protein yields the protein MSENHKKSKQGLCHTLRYALALNADFYENTRNTPKTRRLALTIVILAAISYAIGSAVILLINRATVFILLLALVINAIAVVAGYYFWTFTIWKIGQWLKPIDPTYGDLLVPIGFAYAPQVLNFLTLIPLLGRPIELILAVWSLLAVIVAVRQGLDISTWRAAFICLIGWPLIQIAVGSVQLLQQQLVK from the coding sequence ATGAGCGAAAATCACAAAAAATCAAAGCAAGGGCTATGTCACACACTTAGATACGCTCTAGCTCTGAATGCCGACTTCTATGAAAATACTCGCAATACCCCCAAAACTCGGAGGTTAGCCCTAACTATTGTGATTTTGGCTGCCATTTCTTATGCCATAGGTAGTGCTGTGATTTTGTTAATCAATCGAGCTACCGTTTTTATTCTATTGCTGGCACTTGTGATTAATGCGATCGCAGTTGTCGCAGGATACTATTTTTGGACGTTCACGATTTGGAAGATAGGGCAATGGCTCAAGCCAATCGATCCTACCTACGGCGATCTACTCGTTCCCATTGGCTTTGCCTATGCACCACAAGTGCTAAATTTTTTAACCCTAATTCCCTTATTGGGACGACCAATTGAATTGATATTAGCGGTATGGAGTCTATTGGCGGTAATTGTAGCAGTCCGTCAAGGATTAGATATTAGCACTTGGCGAGCAGCGTTTATTTGTTTAATTGGTTGGCCTTTGATTCAAATTGCGGTTGGTTCTGTACAACTGTTGCAGCAACAATTAGTGAAATAG
- a CDS encoding DUF7219 family protein, translated as MKANWYGQSQAKYLALNVNLREFYQRVNYICYLQTHGKLSPQDAYTQLEVIWKQLKLAKKEFDIS; from the coding sequence ATGAAAGCAAATTGGTACGGTCAATCGCAGGCAAAGTATTTAGCGTTGAATGTGAATCTACGGGAGTTTTATCAACGCGTTAATTACATCTGCTACTTGCAAACTCATGGTAAGCTTTCGCCACAAGATGCTTACACCCAGCTTGAAGTAATCTGGAAACAGCTAAAACTTGCTAAAAAAGAATTCGACATCAGCTAA
- the aqpZ gene encoding aquaporin Z has protein sequence MVSLFTRCIAEFVGTFVLVLGGCGSAVFAAAFPDAKANELGIGFVGVSLAFGLTVLTMAYAIGHISGCHLNPAVSFGLWSGKRFRGSELLPYIVAQVLGAIVAAGLIYFIATGKPGFTLSGSNPLATNGFGAHSPGGYSLLACFITEVILTFIFLIVILGATDGRAPKGFAPIAIGLALTLIHLISIPITNTSVNPARSTGPALFAGAQLFSQLWMFWVAPILGAILAGLFYSRVLGESGAPIVGEAEPDFPRDVEGYSRR, from the coding sequence ATGGTATCACTTTTTACACGATGCATAGCAGAATTCGTTGGGACATTTGTGCTAGTTCTGGGTGGCTGTGGAAGTGCTGTTTTTGCAGCAGCATTTCCTGATGCGAAAGCCAATGAATTGGGAATAGGTTTTGTAGGTGTTTCTTTGGCATTTGGTCTAACAGTGCTGACTATGGCCTACGCAATTGGTCATATCTCAGGTTGTCATCTTAATCCGGCTGTATCATTTGGTCTTTGGTCAGGAAAGCGTTTTCGAGGCTCTGAACTGCTTCCATATATCGTTGCTCAAGTATTAGGAGCAATAGTAGCCGCAGGTCTAATTTATTTCATTGCCACTGGTAAACCAGGATTTACACTTTCTGGTTCCAATCCACTCGCGACAAATGGTTTTGGAGCACATTCTCCCGGAGGTTATTCGCTGCTTGCCTGTTTTATCACAGAGGTTATACTTACCTTCATTTTTTTAATTGTGATCTTAGGTGCAACTGATGGCCGCGCTCCTAAAGGTTTTGCACCAATTGCTATTGGTTTAGCACTGACACTGATTCATTTGATCAGCATTCCAATCACTAATACATCAGTGAATCCTGCTCGCAGTACTGGCCCTGCACTTTTTGCTGGTGCACAACTGTTTAGTCAATTATGGATGTTCTGGGTAGCTCCAATTTTAGGTGCAATACTGGCAGGTTTATTCTATTCAAGAGTATTAGGTGAATCTGGAGCCCCAATTGTGGGTGAGGCAGAACCTGACTTTCCACGGGATGTGGAGGGTTATTCGCGGCGATAG
- a CDS encoding helix-turn-helix domain-containing protein, with protein MKAYSLDLRQKIINVYNTESISQRQLAKRFNVSLSFIQTLLKRYREEGTIAKKPYRGGKPRVLNAAQLEQLRQLVVENNNATLEELCKLLYQQTQIQVSRSTIGRIVQLMKLKRTKKFHTVERSSERVQKLRLKY; from the coding sequence ATGAAGGCTTACTCATTAGATTTGCGGCAAAAAATTATTAACGTCTACAACACAGAATCTATTTCACAACGTCAACTGGCCAAACGTTTCAATGTCAGCTTGAGTTTTATTCAAACGCTGCTCAAACGTTACCGCGAAGAAGGGACAATTGCCAAAAAACCATATCGTGGAGGAAAACCAAGAGTGTTGAATGCAGCACAATTGGAACAATTACGGCAGTTAGTAGTAGAGAACAACAATGCCACTTTAGAAGAACTGTGCAAACTGTTATACCAGCAAACTCAGATACAAGTTAGTCGTTCCACAATTGGTCGTATTGTGCAACTAATGAAGTTGAAACGCACAAAAAAGTTTCACACCGTTGAACGAAGTAGTGAGCGAGTTCAAAAACTGAGACTGAAATATTGA
- a CDS encoding FAD-binding domain-containing protein yields the protein MTQDMQREFANRDELVAYLREQFPEVAKRDDRISPTVGGRQAAQKVLQKVDPVRYAKTRNFFTGAVTKLSPYIRYGVLSLREIRDYVLDRVQNQDDATKLINELGWRDYWQRLYLKLGNNIWQDQEEYKTGYTPSEYAPELPDEIKQGTTGRVCIDSFSQQLRETGYLHNHARMWMAAYIIHWRRIRWQAGAKWFLEHLLDGDPASNNMSWQWVASTFSHKPYYFNRENLERYTEGVYCRQCPLYGDCDFEGSYEQLEQRLFPKGEFTKKPNSQSWQKGNKRR from the coding sequence ATGACTCAAGACATGCAACGCGAATTTGCCAATCGCGATGAATTGGTAGCTTACCTGCGCGAACAATTTCCCGAAGTCGCAAAACGCGACGATCGCATTAGTCCAACTGTGGGCGGACGCCAAGCGGCTCAAAAAGTACTGCAAAAAGTAGACCCAGTCCGCTATGCGAAAACACGTAACTTTTTCACAGGTGCGGTAACAAAGCTTTCTCCTTACATTCGCTACGGCGTTCTCAGTTTGCGCGAAATCAGAGATTATGTTCTTGACCGCGTCCAAAATCAAGACGATGCTACTAAACTAATTAACGAGTTAGGTTGGCGTGACTACTGGCAGCGGCTGTATCTCAAGTTGGGAAATAACATCTGGCAAGACCAAGAAGAATACAAAACAGGTTATACTCCCAGCGAATACGCACCAGAATTACCAGACGAAATCAAGCAAGGTACAACAGGCAGAGTTTGCATCGACAGTTTCAGTCAACAACTACGAGAAACAGGCTATCTTCACAACCACGCGCGGATGTGGATGGCAGCTTATATCATCCATTGGCGGCGCATTCGCTGGCAAGCTGGAGCCAAGTGGTTTCTCGAACATCTTTTGGATGGCGACCCAGCTAGTAATAATATGTCATGGCAATGGGTAGCTAGTACCTTTAGCCATAAACCGTATTATTTCAACCGCGAGAACTTGGAACGCTACACCGAAGGCGTTTACTGTCGCCAATGTCCTCTCTATGGTGATTGTGACTTTGAAGGCAGCTATGAACAATTAGAACAGCGACTTTTTCCGAAAGGAGAATTTACCAAAAAACCCAATAGCCAAAGTTGGCAGAAGGGCAACAAACGGCGGTAG